One window of Brachybacterium ginsengisoli genomic DNA carries:
- a CDS encoding HAD-IB family hydrolase produces the protein MTHSTSPAVQPAAGGSTSGGRRILLTGVTGFLGQAVLRSLLESTEDVHVTAVVRPKGSVTGRKRLEQLLRKPVFSSWADLISAAESEEGGEPVDGKARLKQIFDTRVGVLEGDLTDMPAITDPVDVVIHSASSVSFDPPIDEAFRTNVGGARNLYEALLASGQDPHVIHVSTAYVGGISKGLRQEGSLQADVDWRAEYEAALAARARVEAESRRPETLRSQIRAAKVRVGRMGPKSVATASEDSRREWVDDRLIDFGRTRAQSVGWTDIYTFTKAMAEQVAEELWAGNGHRVSFVRPSIIESAVTKPYPGWIDGYKVADPLIMAYGRGMLPEFPGLADSILDVIPVDHVVNVIVALATQEVSRRGDDAYYQVVSGASNPLPFHEMVTAVREYFVAHPLEDDKGRPIQVPEWSFPAVEMVEQRFRAKELSAKLGSAAVAYLPATKRTREWTSGLHKATSGLTMLRKYIELYRHYTKTEMVFDDANTRALREELSPEFLATHDFDIEGLVWKDYFQDQHLPAVTELTKAYSRAKSAQNKRASRPARALKESPDSLAVFDLDGTVLATNIVQQYFSVVRATKPRRTWPAEIGGLLAAVPGYLRADQRDRSELIRLVNRRYKGFRSQDLRALMQGEAGRRIRASIRPEALETIERHRAAGHRTVLVSGALDVLVEPLADLFDEVVATHMDEDADGVMTGYLATPPLVDEARANWLRKYAAQHGADLSTSYGYGDSHADAAWLDLVGTPAVVAPDLGLYAVAKKKRWQILEW, from the coding sequence ACCGGGTTCCTGGGCCAGGCCGTGCTGCGATCGCTCCTGGAGAGCACCGAGGACGTCCACGTCACCGCCGTGGTGCGCCCCAAGGGCTCGGTCACCGGGCGCAAGCGCCTCGAGCAGCTGCTGCGCAAGCCCGTCTTCTCCTCCTGGGCCGATCTGATCAGCGCCGCGGAGTCCGAGGAGGGCGGGGAGCCGGTCGACGGCAAGGCCCGCCTGAAGCAGATCTTCGACACTCGCGTGGGGGTGCTCGAGGGCGACCTCACCGACATGCCCGCGATCACCGACCCCGTCGACGTCGTGATCCACTCCGCGTCCTCGGTGTCCTTCGACCCGCCGATCGACGAGGCCTTCCGCACCAACGTCGGCGGAGCGCGGAACCTCTACGAGGCCCTGCTCGCCTCCGGCCAGGACCCGCACGTCATCCACGTCTCCACCGCCTATGTCGGCGGCATCTCCAAGGGTCTGCGCCAGGAGGGCTCCCTCCAGGCCGACGTCGACTGGCGCGCCGAGTACGAGGCCGCGCTCGCCGCCCGCGCCCGTGTCGAGGCCGAGTCGCGCCGGCCCGAGACCCTGCGCTCCCAGATCCGCGCCGCGAAGGTGCGCGTGGGCCGCATGGGCCCCAAGTCCGTCGCCACCGCCTCCGAGGACTCCCGTCGCGAGTGGGTCGACGATCGCCTGATCGACTTCGGCCGCACCCGCGCGCAGTCCGTCGGCTGGACCGACATCTACACCTTCACCAAGGCGATGGCCGAGCAGGTCGCCGAGGAGCTGTGGGCCGGCAACGGCCACCGCGTCTCCTTCGTGCGGCCCTCCATCATCGAGTCCGCCGTGACGAAGCCCTACCCGGGCTGGATCGACGGCTACAAGGTCGCCGACCCGCTGATCATGGCCTACGGCCGCGGCATGCTTCCCGAGTTCCCGGGCCTGGCCGACTCGATCCTCGACGTCATCCCGGTGGACCACGTCGTCAACGTGATCGTCGCGCTGGCCACCCAGGAGGTCTCCCGCCGCGGTGACGACGCCTACTACCAGGTGGTCTCCGGCGCCTCCAACCCGCTGCCCTTCCACGAGATGGTCACGGCGGTGCGCGAGTACTTCGTGGCGCACCCGCTGGAGGACGACAAGGGCCGGCCGATCCAGGTGCCCGAGTGGTCCTTCCCCGCCGTGGAGATGGTCGAGCAGCGGTTCCGCGCCAAGGAGCTCTCGGCGAAGCTGGGCTCCGCCGCGGTCGCCTACCTGCCCGCCACCAAGCGCACCCGCGAGTGGACCTCCGGCCTGCACAAGGCCACCTCGGGGCTGACGATGCTGCGCAAGTACATCGAGCTCTACCGCCACTACACGAAGACCGAGATGGTCTTCGACGACGCCAACACCCGCGCGCTGCGCGAGGAGCTGTCGCCGGAGTTCCTGGCCACCCACGACTTCGACATCGAGGGCCTGGTCTGGAAGGACTACTTCCAGGACCAGCACCTCCCGGCGGTCACCGAGCTCACCAAGGCGTACTCGCGGGCGAAGTCCGCGCAGAACAAGCGCGCCTCGCGCCCTGCCCGCGCGCTCAAGGAGTCCCCCGACTCCCTGGCCGTCTTCGACCTCGACGGCACCGTGCTGGCCACGAACATCGTCCAGCAGTACTTCTCGGTGGTCCGTGCCACGAAGCCGCGCCGCACCTGGCCCGCCGAGATCGGCGGCCTGCTCGCCGCGGTGCCCGGCTACCTCCGCGCCGACCAGCGTGACCGCTCGGAGCTGATCCGCCTGGTCAACCGCCGCTACAAGGGCTTCCGCAGCCAGGACCTCCGCGCTCTGATGCAGGGCGAGGCCGGGCGCCGCATCCGCGCCTCCATCCGCCCGGAGGCGCTCGAGACCATCGAGCGCCACCGCGCCGCGGGCCACCGCACGGTGCTGGTCTCCGGCGCGCTGGACGTGCTGGTCGAGCCGCTCGCGGACCTGTTCGACGAGGTCGTCGCCACCCACATGGACGAGGACGCCGACGGCGTGATGACCGGCTATCTCGCCACTCCCCCGCTGGTCGACGAGGCCCGCGCGAACTGGCTGCGCAAGTACGCGGCGCAGCACGGCGCCGACCTCTCCACCTCCTACGGCTACGGCGACTCCCACGCCGACGCGGCCTGGCTCGACCTGGTGGGCACCCCCGCGGTCGTCGCCCCCGACCTGGGCCTGTACGCCGTGGCGAAGAAGAAGCGCTGGCAGATCCTGGAGTGGTGA
- a CDS encoding ABC transporter substrate-binding protein produces the protein MTSYRPRRRALLRAAPLALAAAALTPALASCTRASETLDAESNAVPEVDLSGIEEVPEISALLPASIRERGELVNGAALNYAPGEFVGSSGEAIGYDMDILAAIGEVLGLRTRTEAAVFAQIIPAVGSTYDVGISSFTINEERLAAVSMVSYFQAGISYAVKAGNPYGIHPDDLCGQRVALQVGTYQEELSLERSQECRDEGDAAYDLLAYASNSDAATNVAGGKGDILMADSPVTAYAIARSRGTLEQIGEIEESALNGIVVAKDQPELAEAIRAALQHLIDTGHMERILAAWGNDAGMIPTAEVNPQP, from the coding sequence GTGACTTCGTATCGCCCTCGCCGCCGCGCCCTGCTGCGCGCGGCGCCCCTGGCTCTGGCCGCCGCCGCGCTGACGCCGGCGCTCGCCTCGTGCACCCGTGCCTCGGAGACTCTGGACGCCGAGTCGAACGCCGTGCCCGAGGTGGACCTCAGCGGGATCGAGGAGGTCCCGGAGATCTCCGCACTGCTCCCCGCGTCGATCCGCGAGCGGGGCGAGCTCGTCAACGGGGCCGCGCTGAACTACGCGCCCGGCGAGTTCGTGGGCAGCAGCGGCGAGGCGATCGGCTACGACATGGACATCCTCGCGGCGATCGGCGAGGTCCTCGGGCTGCGCACCCGCACCGAGGCCGCGGTGTTCGCGCAGATCATCCCCGCCGTCGGCTCCACCTACGACGTCGGCATCTCCAGCTTCACCATCAACGAGGAGCGGCTCGCGGCCGTCTCGATGGTGTCCTACTTCCAGGCCGGGATCTCCTACGCCGTGAAGGCGGGCAACCCGTACGGCATCCATCCCGACGATCTCTGCGGCCAGCGCGTCGCACTCCAGGTGGGCACCTATCAGGAGGAGCTCTCCCTCGAGCGCTCCCAGGAGTGCCGCGACGAGGGCGACGCCGCCTATGATCTGCTCGCCTACGCCTCGAACTCCGATGCGGCGACCAACGTGGCCGGCGGCAAGGGGGACATCCTCATGGCCGACTCCCCGGTCACCGCGTACGCCATCGCCCGGTCCCGTGGCACCCTCGAGCAGATCGGCGAGATCGAGGAATCCGCTCTGAACGGCATCGTCGTCGCCAAGGACCAGCCCGAGCTCGCCGAGGCGATCCGCGCGGCGCTGCAGCATCTCATCGACACCGGCCACATGGAGCGGATCCTCGCTGCATGGGGCAACGACGCAGGCATGATCCCGACCGCGGAAGTGAACCCCCAGCCGTGA
- a CDS encoding amino acid ABC transporter ATP-binding protein — translation MTNTPEQTRAVIAVEDVHKMFGDLHVLKGCDLVVSAGEVAVLVGPSGSGKSTLLRCINQLEEPTAGRVLVDGEVQGYRPEPLPDGRWQKLSSAQIAVQRSRIGMVFQRFHLFPHLTALGNVMEAPVQVRGLSKAAAEEKARTLLERVGLADRADHYPSELSGGQQQRVAIARALAMDPELMLFDEPTSALDPELVSEVLAVLKDLAADGMTMVVVTHEMGFAREVADQVVFMDEGRILERGTPEEVIDHPRSERLKGFLASVL, via the coding sequence ATGACGAACACCCCTGAGCAGACCCGCGCCGTGATCGCGGTCGAGGACGTCCACAAGATGTTCGGCGACCTGCACGTGCTGAAGGGCTGCGATCTCGTCGTGAGCGCCGGGGAGGTGGCCGTGCTGGTCGGACCGTCGGGCTCGGGCAAATCCACCCTGCTGCGCTGCATCAACCAGCTCGAGGAGCCGACCGCCGGGCGCGTGCTCGTGGACGGCGAGGTGCAGGGCTACCGGCCCGAGCCGCTGCCCGACGGACGCTGGCAGAAGCTCAGCTCTGCCCAGATCGCCGTGCAGCGGTCGAGGATCGGCATGGTCTTCCAGCGCTTCCATCTGTTCCCCCATCTCACGGCGCTCGGAAACGTCATGGAGGCCCCGGTCCAGGTGCGCGGGCTGTCCAAGGCCGCGGCGGAGGAGAAGGCGCGCACCCTGCTCGAGCGGGTGGGCCTGGCCGATCGCGCCGACCACTACCCCTCCGAGCTCTCCGGCGGTCAGCAGCAGCGCGTCGCGATCGCGCGGGCTCTGGCGATGGACCCCGAGCTGATGCTCTTCGACGAACCCACCAGCGCCCTGGACCCGGAGCTGGTCTCCGAGGTGCTCGCCGTGCTGAAGGATCTCGCGGCCGATGGCATGACCATGGTCGTGGTCACCCACGAGATGGGCTTCGCCCGTGAGGTCGCCGACCAGGTCGTGTTCATGGACGAGGGCCGCATCCTCGAGCGCGGCACCCCCGAAGAGGTCATCGACCACCCGCGCTCCGAGCGGCTGAAAGGCTTCCTCGCCTCGGTGCTGTGA
- a CDS encoding amino acid ABC transporter permease: MTTTQPPAPDDPSVPPPAAAQGVTPLRVKAAPRPGTWISAVIVALLVLGLVSFLVTNPVLEWGTVATYLLDVKVIQGVGWTLLLTLLSMVLGTVVALTAAIMRRSDNPVLRGVSWAYIFVFRGIPVYTQLVFWGLFTVIVPKIVVGVPFGPELLSFSTRDLLTAFWAAVIGLGLNEGAYLAEIIRSGLNSVDKGQTEASKALGMSNGRILRRIIVPQAMRVIVPPLGNETIGMLKTTSLVLAVPFTLDLTFATNGIANKLFTPIPLLIVAALWYLAITSVLMVGQHYLERHFGRGFDARTPARGGGRRSRQAAVNSAGTTPQNPLPEVEL, encoded by the coding sequence GTGACCACCACCCAGCCCCCCGCCCCTGACGACCCGTCGGTCCCACCGCCGGCCGCCGCACAGGGCGTCACCCCGCTGCGCGTCAAGGCCGCCCCGCGCCCCGGCACCTGGATCTCGGCCGTGATCGTGGCCCTGCTGGTGCTGGGCCTCGTCTCCTTCCTGGTGACCAACCCGGTGCTCGAGTGGGGCACCGTCGCGACCTACCTCCTGGACGTCAAGGTCATCCAGGGAGTCGGCTGGACCCTCCTGCTCACGCTCCTGTCGATGGTGCTCGGCACCGTCGTGGCGCTGACGGCCGCGATCATGCGTCGCAGCGACAATCCCGTGCTGCGCGGCGTGAGCTGGGCGTACATCTTCGTGTTCCGCGGCATCCCCGTGTATACCCAGCTGGTGTTCTGGGGCCTGTTCACCGTGATCGTCCCGAAGATCGTGGTCGGCGTGCCCTTCGGCCCGGAGCTGCTGAGCTTCTCCACGCGCGATCTGCTCACCGCCTTCTGGGCCGCGGTGATCGGCCTGGGCCTGAACGAGGGCGCCTATCTCGCCGAGATCATCCGCTCGGGCCTGAACTCGGTGGACAAGGGCCAGACCGAGGCCTCCAAGGCGCTGGGCATGAGCAACGGGCGGATCCTGCGCCGCATCATCGTGCCGCAGGCGATGCGTGTGATCGTGCCGCCGTTGGGCAACGAGACGATCGGCATGCTGAAGACCACGTCGCTGGTGCTCGCCGTGCCCTTCACCCTCGACCTCACCTTCGCCACCAACGGCATCGCCAACAAGCTGTTCACGCCGATCCCGCTGCTGATCGTCGCGGCGCTGTGGTATCTCGCCATCACGAGCGTGCTCATGGTGGGCCAGCACTACCTCGAGCGCCACTTCGGTCGGGGCTTCGACGCCCGCACCCCCGCCAGGGGCGGCGGCAGGCGCTCCCGCCAGGCGGCCGTGAACAGCGCCGGGACCACTCCGCAGAACCCGCTCCCGGAGGTGGAGCTCTGA